A part of Prevotella melaninogenica genomic DNA contains:
- a CDS encoding DUF2589 domain-containing protein, with translation MPESNAPNQSQQNSPLNALDFNRIIGGPLSACVNAQEEAAQATLDYLNGVVFRKQDGDPYNLEPVTVTFYFESGGVVNRLIMPLVCIVPVPYLQIEQVNLTFQATVTESSIQDNKVELKAKYSAPGDSGAITDVTKEEYKSKRCIDVNLCVTTADMPMGISKLIEIFNNQLVEIKQEEPIVDPKPPVLPPSDPEKTDEKPDVQPRYNIQLITKPHKDQKPFVVNTVNSRCHNNSALTGTSLNNILKSKMKTIPLETDFATARSIVKALKKKNIDAVMVEVL, from the coding sequence ATGCCTGAATCCAATGCTCCCAACCAAAGTCAGCAGAACTCTCCGCTGAACGCACTTGATTTCAATCGCATCATTGGCGGACCTCTGTCTGCCTGTGTCAATGCTCAAGAAGAGGCTGCTCAGGCTACCCTTGATTATCTCAATGGGGTGGTGTTTAGAAAACAAGACGGAGACCCTTACAACCTTGAGCCTGTCACCGTAACCTTCTACTTTGAAAGTGGCGGAGTGGTAAACCGACTCATTATGCCACTTGTCTGTATCGTGCCTGTTCCTTATCTGCAGATAGAACAGGTTAACCTGACCTTTCAGGCAACGGTTACGGAGAGCAGCATACAGGACAATAAGGTAGAACTCAAGGCAAAGTATTCTGCTCCCGGTGACTCTGGTGCAATTACGGATGTTACTAAGGAGGAATATAAAAGCAAGCGGTGTATAGATGTAAACCTCTGTGTTACCACAGCGGATATGCCAATGGGTATCTCCAAACTTATCGAAATCTTCAATAACCAGCTTGTAGAGATAAAACAGGAAGAGCCTATTGTTGACCCCAAACCGCCAGTTCTTCCGCCTTCTGATCCAGAGAAGACGGACGAAAAGCCTGATGTGCAGCCTCGATATAATATCCAGTTAATTACCAAACCTCACAAGGATCAGAAGCCGTTCGTGGTGAACACTGTCAATTCACGTTGTCATAATAATAGTGCTCTTACGGGAACTTCGCTTAATAATATTCTCAAGAGTAAAATGAAGACCATCCCGCTTGAGACAGATTTTGCTACAGCCAGATCTATTGTGAAAGCATTGAAGAAAAAGAACATAGATGCGGTAATGGTAGAGGTGTTGTAG
- a CDS encoding DUF2589 domain-containing protein: MQDGTNTNAGKQVVSALNSIPFGNIIGGPLAACVHAQAEAAQTTMDFIRGFTMADSSLDIEGTEPITVTFSFIMGGVPTLMTVPLMTIVPIPYMRINYVDLSFTADITACDSDKMEAKYASEGYKRTEEDEKSISMQSKMGINIRAATSDMPAGMAKMLEFFGNNLIIQETLTAEEVEDMRWEAARQRAIREAEFEEQKRIEEERERERERRRVREQKRREKIADLVQALKYHKEHSEEEWIREQKLKEERERMKKEALERRIRENRPDPNNPFALPETNRKKPHPECTFDPGKSIQWNIERQETLRGDNRHDWLRNHLLLALRTAQRIYPDTLSSDNGQRILKEDLASFSKRYNGWYTYGELNNNKLPKCYLEGGYIDKAYTDFVGYVLDNERKRAAVIIDLGTVGQDGKITKPDLGERPVQIDRPGIIDSGIVRPDIIDSITDVGGTINIGRPINVERPIKVEQPIQIDRPGRIPSGVIDRLTETEGTINVERPVRPRVVTRSASNDRVIDGESVKGEKVDKSLKSGKVKSRKKK; encoded by the coding sequence ATGCAAGATGGAACTAACACAAATGCAGGCAAACAGGTCGTGAGCGCCCTCAATTCCATCCCCTTCGGAAACATCATCGGCGGTCCATTGGCAGCATGTGTACATGCACAAGCTGAGGCTGCGCAGACTACAATGGATTTTATCCGTGGTTTCACGATGGCAGATTCGAGTCTTGATATTGAGGGTACAGAGCCTATTACCGTTACTTTTTCATTCATAATGGGAGGAGTTCCCACACTCATGACGGTACCGCTTATGACCATCGTGCCTATCCCATATATGCGCATTAACTATGTTGACCTCTCTTTTACGGCCGACATAACTGCCTGCGACAGCGATAAGATGGAAGCAAAATATGCTTCGGAGGGGTACAAACGCACCGAAGAGGATGAAAAGTCTATTTCGATGCAGAGCAAAATGGGTATCAATATTCGTGCCGCTACTAGCGATATGCCAGCCGGTATGGCGAAAATGCTTGAGTTCTTTGGCAATAATCTCATTATACAAGAGACTCTGACAGCCGAAGAAGTGGAGGATATGCGGTGGGAAGCAGCCCGCCAACGTGCTATCAGAGAGGCTGAATTTGAGGAACAGAAGCGCATTGAAGAAGAAAGAGAGCGTGAGAGAGAACGCCGTAGAGTCAGAGAACAAAAGCGTCGTGAAAAGATTGCAGACCTCGTACAGGCACTCAAGTATCATAAAGAACACTCTGAAGAGGAGTGGATAAGGGAACAGAAACTGAAAGAAGAGAGGGAGCGAATGAAGAAAGAAGCTCTGGAGCGTCGCATACGTGAAAATCGTCCTGACCCTAACAATCCTTTTGCATTGCCTGAAACCAATAGGAAGAAACCGCATCCGGAATGCACTTTTGACCCTGGTAAGAGTATACAATGGAACATCGAACGACAGGAAACGTTACGTGGTGACAACAGACATGACTGGTTGCGCAATCATCTGTTGCTTGCACTTAGGACAGCACAGCGTATCTATCCTGATACACTCTCTTCTGATAATGGTCAGCGTATTCTCAAGGAAGACCTTGCGAGTTTCAGCAAACGATATAATGGCTGGTACACTTACGGCGAACTCAACAACAACAAGTTACCCAAGTGTTATCTTGAGGGTGGCTATATCGATAAAGCCTATACCGACTTTGTGGGTTATGTGCTTGACAATGAGCGTAAACGTGCTGCTGTCATTATAGATCTGGGTACAGTAGGTCAGGATGGTAAGATAACAAAGCCTGATTTGGGAGAGAGACCTGTCCAAATAGATCGCCCTGGTATAATTGACTCCGGTATTGTACGCCCTGATATTATAGATAGCATTACTGATGTAGGAGGTACTATTAACATAGGGCGACCTATAAATGTGGAGCGACCTATTAAAGTAGAACAACCTATTCAGATAGATCGGCCGGGTAGAATACCCTCTGGTGTTATTGATAGACTTACAGAAACAGAAGGGACTATCAATGTAGAGCGACCAGTCCGTCCTCGTGTGGTTACGCGTTCAGCATCCAATGATCGAGTAATTGATGGGGAGAGCGTTAAGGGAGAAAAGGTAGACAAATCCCTGAAAAGTGGGAAAGTCAAATCACGTAAGAAGAAATGA
- a CDS encoding energy transducer TonB yields the protein MINRLYTVFLSLFVSLVAFAQSAGTVASKDAMLYESSRHLYEKGNTLTIISKDFEWPKGLDGSVLPELQHYLTTFFFGQPSDSYEAGWKLFESLQGKEVRAIKDDASAERHYYDIGLRCLWLEPGRYISFLARLEERNETSVITAKHSYFTFDLINKKVLTQKDVFNQTRLWQDPNVRYQLCELLDNMANTQTADSIDWDHLPNQFALIGQNIRFDLGVDNGGGVYSDVRNDMIDVLFSKNFKKWQKQPLSVAVNTKLPNNAVYAFLPTDSVIPEVQPQFEGNVAAALGQNLSYTGLSPETTSAGRTYVSFIVDTDGSLKDIVFLTVNNIELNRAIASALQLLNGWKPAMHNGKPVAYRYNFPLTLHFQ from the coding sequence ATGATTAACCGACTTTATACCGTGTTCCTGTCACTGTTTGTAAGCCTTGTGGCGTTCGCACAGTCGGCAGGAACAGTTGCATCTAAGGATGCCATGCTTTATGAGTCATCCCGTCACCTCTATGAAAAAGGCAATACGCTGACGATTATCTCTAAGGACTTTGAATGGCCAAAGGGATTAGATGGCTCTGTTTTGCCTGAACTGCAGCATTATCTTACAACCTTTTTCTTTGGTCAACCCTCTGATAGTTATGAGGCTGGCTGGAAACTGTTTGAGTCTTTGCAAGGTAAAGAAGTGCGAGCGATAAAGGATGATGCAAGTGCTGAAAGGCATTATTATGATATAGGGCTACGCTGTCTTTGGTTGGAGCCGGGAAGATATATTTCTTTCCTTGCTCGCTTAGAGGAGCGTAACGAGACAAGTGTTATTACGGCAAAGCATTCTTATTTCACCTTCGACCTTATTAATAAGAAGGTTTTAACGCAGAAAGACGTGTTCAATCAGACACGCTTGTGGCAGGATCCTAATGTTCGCTATCAGCTTTGTGAACTGTTAGATAATATGGCAAATACGCAAACTGCAGACTCTATAGATTGGGACCATCTACCCAATCAGTTTGCATTGATAGGCCAGAATATACGCTTCGATCTTGGTGTAGATAATGGTGGAGGGGTTTATTCAGATGTGAGGAATGACATGATAGACGTTCTTTTCTCTAAGAACTTTAAGAAGTGGCAGAAGCAGCCACTATCGGTTGCTGTCAACACGAAACTTCCTAATAATGCTGTATATGCTTTCTTGCCTACTGATTCTGTCATTCCAGAAGTACAGCCACAGTTTGAAGGAAACGTAGCTGCTGCTCTCGGACAGAATCTTTCCTATACAGGACTTAGCCCTGAAACAACTTCTGCTGGAAGAACCTACGTCTCTTTTATTGTCGATACAGACGGTTCTTTGAAAGATATTGTTTTCCTGACGGTAAATAATATTGAGTTAAATCGTGCCATAGCTTCTGCACTTCAATTATTAAATGGTTGGAAACCAGCAATGCATAACGGTAAACCTGTAGCTTATAGATATAACTTTCCCCTCACTTTACACTTCCAATAA
- a CDS encoding DUF2589 domain-containing protein — translation MASIDTTPSQVATNALQSLPFGTLIGSPLTACIDAQAKAAQSSWEFIRDVGLTDTEDGGKKAIYVSFEYRKDGRSATLCLPLLTIVPIPYLAIREIDIAFKARISAAASTSKSVHKSFGFEAGMKAKAGVNYLIASASVELSTSISSKKDSTATRDSKYSVEYTMDVNVKAGQDDMPAGMAKVLEVLSNSIDSTDTKGEMHASDQVVSLVGGGSTYISYKNSEGYYMPEDINLYEYKDSKTGSALTDKECRTTADDTGVLCEFKKEGFYCAKAGKKMLVIKVTK, via the coding sequence ATGGCATCCATTGACACGACTCCTTCTCAAGTCGCCACAAATGCTTTGCAGTCATTACCTTTTGGTACTCTCATAGGAAGTCCGCTAACTGCCTGCATTGATGCTCAGGCAAAAGCTGCACAATCTTCCTGGGAGTTTATCAGAGATGTAGGACTGACAGACACTGAGGACGGTGGAAAGAAGGCAATTTATGTGAGTTTCGAATACCGCAAAGATGGGCGTTCGGCAACTCTTTGCCTGCCATTGCTGACGATAGTTCCGATTCCTTACCTTGCTATACGAGAGATTGATATTGCCTTCAAGGCACGCATCTCTGCGGCAGCATCTACTTCAAAGTCCGTACATAAATCCTTTGGATTTGAGGCGGGGATGAAGGCAAAGGCAGGAGTAAACTATCTCATAGCAAGTGCCAGTGTAGAATTGAGTACCAGCATATCAAGCAAGAAAGACTCCACAGCCACACGTGATTCCAAGTACAGCGTGGAATATACGATGGACGTGAATGTCAAGGCTGGACAGGATGATATGCCTGCTGGAATGGCTAAGGTGCTGGAGGTACTCAGCAACTCTATTGACTCTACGGACACAAAGGGTGAAATGCACGCCTCTGACCAGGTTGTCAGCCTGGTAGGTGGAGGAAGTACCTATATCTCTTATAAGAATAGCGAAGGCTATTATATGCCTGAAGATATTAATTTATATGAGTATAAGGACTCTAAGACGGGCAGTGCGCTTACAGACAAAGAATGTCGGACAACTGCCGATGACACTGGAGTACTCTGCGAGTTCAAGAAAGAGGGATTCTATTGTGCAAAGGCTGGCAAGAAAATGCTGGTCATTAAAGTAACTAAATAG
- a CDS encoding DUF2589 domain-containing protein codes for MGVTGKTISALQGLPFNNLIGGPLNACILAQAEAAQTTVNFIQEVGLNQLEDGTKEAIYVYFNFIQNGRKVTISVPLLTILPIPYIAINSIDINFKATVTGVENTSFTDEYSSEYKRDYTRNTKRWFKRKTTSLQTSYSSKHDSKSTQDSSFSIETTIDVAVHAGQESMPAGMAKILEMLGAAMDLCSPDGELTVNDTMFYVEKGKTAKVIAQYKTPAGLYDSSGITCSNGAAGTENKMEKTKEFELAVGAHKILYGDAHAIEIKVAESAAPVAPAQPK; via the coding sequence ATGGGAGTAACTGGTAAAACTATCAGCGCGTTGCAAGGACTTCCTTTTAACAACTTAATTGGTGGACCGTTGAATGCTTGTATCTTGGCACAGGCAGAGGCAGCACAGACTACGGTGAATTTTATTCAAGAGGTGGGTCTGAATCAATTGGAGGATGGCACGAAGGAGGCTATCTATGTGTATTTTAACTTTATACAGAATGGACGAAAGGTGACCATCAGCGTGCCCCTGCTGACGATTCTTCCTATTCCGTATATTGCTATCAATTCTATTGACATCAACTTCAAGGCAACTGTCACTGGTGTTGAAAACACTTCTTTTACTGATGAATATTCAAGTGAGTATAAGAGGGATTACACAAGAAATACAAAGAGATGGTTTAAGAGAAAGACAACCAGTCTGCAGACTTCTTATTCTTCTAAACACGATTCCAAAAGTACGCAGGATTCATCATTCAGTATTGAAACCACTATAGACGTGGCTGTGCATGCCGGTCAGGAGTCTATGCCTGCAGGTATGGCAAAGATTCTTGAAATGTTAGGTGCTGCAATGGATCTCTGCTCACCAGATGGAGAGTTGACTGTAAACGATACCATGTTCTATGTGGAAAAAGGCAAGACAGCAAAGGTTATCGCACAGTATAAGACACCTGCTGGACTGTATGATTCTTCTGGTATCACCTGCTCGAATGGTGCTGCGGGTACGGAAAATAAGATGGAGAAGACGAAGGAGTTTGAACTGGCTGTAGGTGCTCATAAGATTCTATATGGTGATGCACATGCAATAGAGATAAAGGTTGCAGAGTCTGCAGCACCTGTTGCTCCTGCTCAGCCGAAGTAA
- a CDS encoding DUF2589 domain-containing protein, which produces MSKIQNDTPRRKTYQDAMWLSDVMRKTLADCVEAQHETLEKSLDLIERTAFRSSDGSSEPVMVTFSLQMDGKSHTLRVPLLVLVPLPFLQISQADLTFFVSIMSSNTSQQEGLKVRFSPSNKLLTESRQTGYDVRNNIRVNIKASAELPAGGMSRLLQIVGNNCIRIRKPDEPTDNQ; this is translated from the coding sequence ATGAGTAAAATCCAGAATGATACACCCAGAAGGAAGACGTATCAAGATGCCATGTGGCTCTCTGACGTCATGCGCAAGACGCTTGCCGACTGCGTTGAGGCACAGCATGAGACTTTGGAAAAGTCGCTTGACCTCATTGAACGCACGGCTTTCCGTTCCTCCGACGGCAGTTCTGAGCCTGTAATGGTGACGTTCTCTCTTCAGATGGATGGGAAAAGTCATACTCTCCGTGTGCCCCTGTTGGTACTGGTGCCGCTTCCTTTCCTGCAAATCAGTCAGGCTGATCTTACTTTCTTCGTGAGTATCATGTCCTCAAATACCAGTCAGCAGGAAGGATTAAAGGTGCGTTTCTCGCCCTCCAATAAACTGTTGACCGAATCACGGCAGACAGGATACGATGTGCGCAATAACATTCGTGTGAACATTAAAGCCTCTGCTGAACTCCCTGCGGGCGGCATGTCACGTTTGTTGCAGATAGTAGGTAACAACTGCATCCGCATTCGGAAGCCTGACGAGCCGACGGATAATCAATAA
- the xpt gene encoding xanthine phosphoribosyltransferase, which yields MKALRDRILKDGKCFPDGILKVDKFINHQMDPNLMKQICVEFIRRYASTEINKIITIEASGIAPAIMMGFLLDLPVVFAKKKKPSTMSDMLSTTVFSFTKQREYHVVISKEYLGKGDKVLFVDDFLAYGNAAKGIIDLCKKAGAELVGMGFIIEKAFQHGREVIEAEGVRCESLAIIESLDNCEIKMREK from the coding sequence ATGAAAGCATTACGTGACCGTATCCTAAAGGATGGAAAGTGTTTCCCTGACGGAATCTTGAAGGTAGATAAGTTTATCAATCACCAAATGGATCCGAATCTGATGAAGCAGATATGTGTAGAGTTTATCCGCCGTTATGCCTCAACAGAAATCAACAAGATTATCACTATCGAAGCGAGTGGCATTGCTCCTGCCATTATGATGGGCTTCCTGCTCGACCTACCTGTAGTCTTTGCGAAGAAGAAAAAGCCTTCCACGATGAGCGATATGCTTTCAACAACAGTCTTTTCTTTTACGAAACAACGAGAGTATCACGTCGTGATATCGAAGGAATATTTGGGCAAAGGTGATAAGGTGCTGTTTGTTGATGACTTCTTGGCTTATGGTAATGCGGCGAAAGGTATTATTGACCTTTGTAAGAAAGCTGGTGCTGAGTTGGTAGGTATGGGCTTTATCATTGAGAAAGCATTCCAACATGGGCGTGAAGTGATTGAGGCGGAGGGCGTTCGTTGTGAGAGTTTGGCTATCATCGAGTCACTTGATAATTGTGAGATTAAAATGAGAGAAAAATAA
- a CDS encoding DUF2589 domain-containing protein — MGNDTTNTKDIRPEDMSGNRDKFSMDMTLADMLTGMIQSTVAADQKAAEDYLKVLRDYALMPSANAKGRERLKMIDFEMTDSDGERQVISIPKLSLLPLPVLRVSEATFDIEAQIDIKTVVSGKEREYFLKRYPLFKKRLRSVSKEERADKLGEEMLRRKIIAPGVRVRLIRPVPTETSKSMEMEKKMTNIKIHVKLEPVQLPDGMRGLLQATDSSIKVITKDKNQE; from the coding sequence ATGGGCAACGATACTACCAATACCAAGGATATTCGTCCTGAAGATATGTCTGGTAACAGAGATAAGTTTTCGATGGACATGACGTTGGCAGATATGCTGACGGGAATGATTCAATCAACTGTTGCCGCTGACCAGAAGGCTGCTGAAGACTACCTGAAGGTGCTGCGTGACTACGCACTGATGCCCTCTGCAAATGCAAAAGGGCGGGAAAGGCTCAAGATGATAGACTTTGAAATGACAGATTCTGATGGAGAGCGTCAGGTTATCTCTATCCCTAAGCTGTCACTGCTACCACTTCCTGTGCTGCGTGTTTCTGAAGCAACATTCGATATCGAAGCGCAAATTGATATCAAGACTGTTGTGAGCGGTAAAGAGCGTGAGTACTTCTTGAAGCGTTATCCATTATTTAAGAAAAGGTTAAGATCTGTTTCTAAAGAAGAAAGGGCGGATAAGCTGGGAGAAGAAATGCTGAGGAGAAAGATAATAGCACCTGGTGTCCGTGTCAGACTCATCAGACCTGTGCCGACAGAAACATCAAAGTCCATGGAAATGGAAAAGAAGATGACAAACATTAAGATACATGTCAAGCTCGAACCAGTCCAGCTGCCCGATGGTATGCGCGGATTACTGCAAGCAACTGACAGCAGTATCAAGGTGATAACAAAAGACAAAAACCAAGAATAA
- a CDS encoding DUF2589 domain-containing protein — MPDDKNIGKDDNLTNNSPPTEQDPKTDGDAAKGESGKEGGGILTDIIDTVKDTVKDKVKEKIEDKANDLLGTDSGKGKDSDKDAGGKAEDKDSNTETKDKNAADTSKEEKGGIVEEGKSALDGVKNAVGTDNKGGASQPSLADQMKDLDEVQIDKAFVEDSLNLLDKLSFDKLIGNPLRAAIKAQRDLAKETLSYIREEGIKVGKDGQGQIIYVTMNFVRDGKQVKMRVPLLTLMPVPRLSITSMNYTFKAKVDAISSVVASVGSGGTPVNTSFGLNSNDKSAKPSSSGGGAQKPSTDKGGAAGQNAKQAEAETKSSPKATLSASYSSKKDSGATRDSRYSVETTMDVTITASEGEMPRGIDKLLGVLNESTEVIDPNGILQVSTEQVSLVNGYAAISVNYRDEKGAYQPTAVKCVQLNGKKTPTLLQSGDNMLLVFSEKGTYNITAGKLQRIVFVS, encoded by the coding sequence ATGCCAGATGATAAGAATATAGGAAAAGATGATAATCTTACCAATAACTCCCCGCCTACGGAACAAGACCCGAAAACGGACGGAGATGCCGCAAAAGGTGAATCTGGAAAAGAGGGCGGTGGTATCCTTACTGATATTATAGATACGGTTAAGGATACTGTTAAAGACAAGGTTAAAGAAAAGATAGAAGACAAGGCTAATGATCTGTTAGGCACTGACAGCGGTAAGGGTAAGGATTCCGATAAAGATGCCGGAGGTAAAGCTGAGGATAAAGACAGTAATACCGAGACTAAAGACAAGAACGCTGCTGATACTTCGAAAGAGGAAAAAGGTGGAATTGTTGAAGAAGGTAAGAGTGCTCTTGATGGTGTCAAGAATGCTGTCGGAACTGACAATAAGGGAGGTGCAAGCCAACCGTCATTAGCTGATCAGATGAAGGATTTGGACGAAGTGCAGATTGATAAGGCTTTTGTGGAAGACTCCCTGAACCTGCTTGATAAGCTGTCGTTTGATAAACTTATAGGTAATCCGTTACGTGCGGCCATCAAGGCACAGCGTGACCTTGCAAAGGAAACGCTCAGTTACATCCGTGAAGAAGGCATAAAAGTGGGCAAGGACGGACAGGGACAGATAATCTATGTCACGATGAACTTCGTCCGCGATGGCAAACAGGTAAAGATGCGGGTCCCATTGCTTACGCTGATGCCTGTGCCACGCCTCTCCATAACGTCCATGAACTATACGTTCAAGGCGAAGGTGGATGCAATCTCATCGGTTGTGGCTTCTGTCGGAAGTGGCGGAACACCTGTCAATACCTCTTTTGGATTGAATAGCAATGATAAATCTGCTAAGCCTTCTTCCTCTGGAGGAGGAGCGCAGAAACCCTCAACGGATAAGGGAGGTGCAGCAGGTCAGAATGCTAAACAAGCTGAAGCGGAGACCAAGTCAAGCCCTAAGGCAACCTTGTCAGCCAGCTATTCGTCAAAGAAAGATTCCGGTGCAACCCGTGACTCACGTTACAGTGTGGAAACAACGATGGACGTTACCATCACTGCAAGCGAAGGTGAAATGCCTCGTGGAATCGACAAACTGTTAGGTGTACTTAATGAGTCGACGGAAGTCATAGACCCAAATGGTATCCTTCAGGTGTCGACAGAGCAGGTTTCACTTGTCAACGGGTATGCTGCCATATCGGTAAACTATCGTGACGAAAAGGGAGCTTACCAGCCAACAGCGGTGAAATGCGTGCAGCTTAACGGCAAGAAAACTCCTACTTTGCTGCAGAGTGGCGACAATATGCTGCTTGTGTTCAGTGAAAAAGGAACCTATAACATTACTGCAGGGAAACTGCAACGCATAGTATTTGTATCATAA
- a CDS encoding DUF4251 domain-containing protein — protein MKRLVLFLFVAVLMVGCATTYYDSEGNPVPKEKMEQLRTAAVKAHLAEHRYRVFVDRMYPLRGPAVYLQNDWGMEVSGDSIGLFLPYFGRVYHVPYGRGGGLTLVEPLMSYKEEPMKDGRRIFMTTRSDFESYQIVLEVFNNATVSLVVNSSGKETISFSGVMELNDIFTPKGHKTSKKRQTTFMKL, from the coding sequence ATGAAACGTTTAGTTTTATTTCTTTTTGTAGCTGTCCTAATGGTGGGTTGTGCTACAACTTATTATGACTCAGAGGGTAATCCTGTGCCAAAGGAAAAGATGGAACAGTTGCGTACAGCTGCTGTGAAGGCTCATTTGGCAGAGCATCGTTATCGTGTATTTGTAGACCGAATGTATCCGTTGCGTGGCCCTGCTGTCTATTTGCAGAATGATTGGGGAATGGAGGTGAGCGGTGACTCTATTGGTCTTTTCCTCCCTTACTTTGGCAGGGTCTATCATGTTCCTTACGGGCGTGGTGGCGGTTTGACACTTGTTGAACCTCTAATGAGTTACAAGGAAGAGCCAATGAAGGACGGTCGTCGCATCTTTATGACAACACGTAGCGACTTTGAGAGCTACCAGATTGTTCTTGAAGTATTTAATAATGCCACTGTTTCGCTTGTGGTTAATTCCAGTGGAAAAGAAACTATTAGCTTCTCTGGAGTGATGGAACTCAATGATATTTTCACGCCAAAAGGTCATAAGACAAGTAAGAAGCGGCAGACAACATTTATGAAATTATGA
- a CDS encoding nucleobase:cation symporter-2 family protein, translated as MEKSKELIYGLNDRPPIRETIFAALQHLLAIFVAIITPPLIISSALKFDLDTTGFLVSMSLFVSGLATFVQCRRFGPIGAGLLCIQGTSFSFISPIIGAGLLGMINGKMNIEMGLSYIFGACLVASVVEMVVSRLLPYTRKIITPLVSGIVVSLIGMCLIKAGINSCGGGQSAVDAGTFGSMQNLGLALLVLVSIIFFNRSNNRFLRMGSIVLGLLIGCVAAYALNMIDFSSLKGSGSLNIPVPFKYGLNFDLGTIIGIGLIYLVTAVEAFGDITANSLISGEPVEGPVFMKRAQGGVLADGFNSFLAAVFNSFPNSIFAQNNGMIQLTGVASRYVGYFIAGALVLLGLFPVVGKVFSLIPDPVLGGATLLMFGTVAAAGIRIIASTEITRKAVLVMAISFAMGLSVELVPGILDKMPDIIKNIFSSGITTGGLTAILANAFIRIKE; from the coding sequence ATGGAAAAGTCTAAGGAACTTATCTATGGTCTGAATGATCGTCCACCAATTCGTGAAACAATTTTTGCTGCTTTGCAGCATTTGTTGGCAATTTTCGTAGCCATCATTACGCCACCACTCATCATTAGTTCGGCATTAAAATTTGATTTGGATACCACAGGTTTCCTCGTGTCAATGTCTCTCTTCGTGTCAGGATTAGCTACCTTTGTTCAGTGCCGTAGATTTGGACCGATTGGTGCAGGTCTGCTGTGTATTCAGGGAACGTCTTTCTCTTTCATCAGTCCTATTATCGGTGCAGGTCTGCTCGGCATGATTAACGGTAAAATGAACATAGAGATGGGACTCAGCTACATCTTCGGCGCGTGTTTAGTTGCATCTGTTGTAGAGATGGTTGTGAGCCGTCTTTTACCTTACACACGTAAGATAATCACTCCATTGGTATCAGGTATCGTTGTTTCTCTCATTGGTATGTGTCTTATTAAGGCAGGTATCAATTCTTGTGGTGGTGGTCAGTCGGCTGTTGATGCTGGTACATTTGGGTCTATGCAGAACCTTGGACTTGCGTTACTCGTATTGGTTAGCATTATTTTCTTCAACCGATCAAACAACCGTTTCCTACGTATGGGCTCCATTGTGTTGGGACTATTGATAGGTTGCGTAGCCGCTTATGCACTCAATATGATTGACTTTTCAAGCCTCAAGGGTAGTGGTAGCCTTAATATTCCAGTTCCTTTCAAATATGGTTTGAACTTTGATTTGGGTACAATCATAGGTATCGGACTTATTTATTTAGTAACGGCAGTTGAGGCTTTTGGTGATATTACAGCCAATTCGCTCATCTCTGGTGAGCCTGTTGAGGGCCCTGTCTTTATGAAGAGAGCACAGGGAGGAGTCCTCGCAGATGGTTTCAACTCTTTCTTGGCAGCTGTCTTTAATAGTTTCCCTAACTCTATCTTTGCCCAGAACAACGGTATGATACAGCTTACGGGTGTTGCCAGCCGTTATGTTGGCTATTTTATTGCAGGTGCTTTGGTGCTCTTAGGACTCTTCCCAGTTGTAGGTAAAGTGTTCTCACTTATCCCTGACCCAGTTTTGGGTGGTGCAACATTGTTGATGTTCGGTACAGTTGCTGCTGCAGGTATTCGTATCATTGCTTCTACAGAGATTACTCGTAAGGCTGTGTTAGTCATGGCTATCAGTTTTGCAATGGGTTTGAGCGTGGAGTTGGTACCTGGTATTCTTGACAAGATGCCTGATATTATTAAGAATATCTTCTCAAGTGGTATTACAACAGGTGGTCTTACTGCCATCCTTGCCAATGCCTTTATTCGTATTAAGGAGTAA